TTTCCCCGTCACTCCGATAAATGAATCAACATCACCAGATTTTACCTGCTGCACGGTTAGTTCGGCACTACTTTGCCAAGCCTGACTCCAAATTATGCTTGCTCCACCGGCTACAAAACTGGATTTAGTCTGCTGTCCTTCGGGAGCTTTCACCTGGCTGGCTCCTGCTCGAATTCCAACTTGTACAGGAGCATTTCGTTGATTTTGCCAAAAAACTGACTGTTCAGTCCTGGTATTTTTGGCGATATCTGCAAAATACCCCACAATCACTCCTGCAGTTTGAACAGAACGGTCACTGATAATGCCATTCAGTTTTTGAAGTTGAGACTCTGATAATTCTCCCCTGTATTTTTCAATGGTTGCCTCTGCTTTTTTCCATTGCTTTTTGCCAAGCAAAACCTCCACGTATTCCTGGATGTAATAGGGTTTTGGAAATTCTTGTACCAAAGTGTCGTAATAGGCCAAGCCTTGGGAATAATTACCCGCGGTAGTAAACAGCCTAGCTTTCATGACCAAGGATTGATCCGGATCTACCAGCTCAATATTCTCTGAAAGAAATGCTTCTGCCTCTTTGGTTTTGATGTTCCAAAGCATGGCATTGAAGTAATTGACAGTCGCACTTTTATTGACAGAATCTTGACTCCATGCTCTATAGGCCGCTTCCAGTGCTTTGGAAGGCTTTTTATTCATAAAAAGAGCATAGGAAAGATTGATTTTGACAATGGTAGGCTCGTAATCCAATGGAATCAATTGATTAAAAACAGCTACAGCCTGAGCAAAATCCTGATTCTGAAGACAGAGATCTCCTTTGAACAAAAGGATCTGGGAATCCTCTGGATTATGAAGAAGAATGCTATCCAATTGACTGATTGCATCCCCGTACTTCTCTTGAGTTCTGAACTCGCTGGCTTTCTGGATATACTGTTCCCGCGTTGCAGGATCTAAGGCATTGTTCTGTCCATTAGCCATGAAAGGAATTAAAATTAATCCCAAAAAGCCTATAAGTTTAAAAGGAGTATTGATATATTTCTTCAAACTCTTACAAGCATGGAAATACAATTCAGCAATTTTTCGATAACCGGTTCGGAAAAACCCGCCTTGAAAGTAGAAGTGATCGGCGAAGCCAAAGGCAGTGCCACGGAAATATTGAGAGGCAAATTGCCCGAAATATTGGCGAATGAGGCTGATCTCGTCTATTTGGATATCAGAGGGCTGACTGATAATGACCTGGGATTTGTCAATGAGATAATTCACATGCATTACACGCTTGCCGAACAATCCAAAAAACTGATCTTGCTTTATAAAAAGGGATCTACTTTTGAACCTTGGATTAACACTTCTGGAATCGACAAATTCGTTGAACTTGCGATTACGGCTTAGTGTGAATTGATCTAGGATGGAAGCGAGAATTAGTCCATAAATCAAGGATCCAACACCCATCATAAATACATCCCAAAACGAGATAAAGTCCGGAAAGAAGAATATCCTATACAAAATCGCCATTCCTATTCCAGGAAGCGTCAACCACCAAAACCTCCTTTTTTTAGAGTCTGAGGGTGTTAATATTGGTTGAGTTTCCAGATGAATCATAAAATGAATCACCCAAAGCAATCCAAGTAAACTGAACCCATACTGTAGAAAATCATAGACTGGAAAGCCATAGATCCCCTTAAGGATGGATGTCTGAAATACTGGAAATAACTCCACGACCCAGCCATCATAATGGGTCATCCCATCCAGCACCAAATGGGTACCTATCCCCAACATGATCGACAACAGAATCCCAATCCAGTTTTTTTTCAGGGCCAAAAGCCAATTAAATTTTAGGTATTGAACTGTTCTGGATTGGAACCATTTCGGAGATGCCTTAAATAGCGGCATCTTAATCAGACAATGGAAAATCAAGGCAATTGCAAAAGCAACTGGCAAGTCAAATAGGAAAATCCCTGTAATCTTATGCCCGATATTTTCGCTCAGTTTAAGTTGAAGATAAAACTCCAAATCAGGCACCACACTTCCTACGACAAGACCAGTCTGGGAAAGACGCTTGGAAGTTTTGGAAAAAGGCAAAATCGCTGCTGGATGTGAAAAGGTAAAAGGCATGTGATTGGGATTAGGCTACTTTGGCAGTTTGAGAATTTGAGACAATTTCTACCACGAGTTCTTCAGTGACATTACTTTTAAGCAAGTACTCCACTGAGCCATATTCCATGGCAGCAATCGCTACTTCCAGGTTTTCCATGGCAGTGCAAAAAACCACTTCGATTCCTGGATAATATCCTTTTACTTCTTTGAGGATATCCAGCCCATTTGAATGCTCCATTTGATAATCCAAAAAGATCATCCCCGGATTTAGGTGGATATTTTTCAAGCAGGTCTCTCCGTCCTCAAATGTGTGGATTTTGGAAAAGCCAATCTTGGCTAGAATTTGTCTTAAGACTTCAGTCCAGAAAGGGTCGTCGTCGACAATAAAGGCGGGTAAGTGTTTGATGTTTTTCATTCTTATTTTTTTCAAACAACTATTTCACATATGAGACCAAAATAAAAAAGTGCCTTAGAACGACTCTAAGACACTTTTTACAAATTTAAATTCCATATTTTGGAATGCTGTTCTAAAAACAGGAATATCTTTAGGTTAAATCATCTTCCAAAATCATCTTGTAACCTGACTATATCTTCTTCATCTGAAGGATTTGCAGCATCAGTGTGTTGCCAAATCTCGGCTACAACACCCCAATCTTCCAAACCAATTAATCGGTGTCTTTCTCCTTGAGTCAATTTGATTTTATCGCCCTTACTCAGGGTTTTTATCTCTCTTTCGGTATCGTCATTACTTGTTGCTACTGCCACATTTCCTGCGATACATCTCCAGATTTCAGCTCTTCTGAAATGGTACTGCCAGCTCAACCTTTTATTTGGTGCTACCAACAGAATTTTAGGGCTCAATTTTTCCGAGATTTTTAATGCTTCAAAATCTTCCTCCGGAAAAAATTCCTGGGCAAACTGAGATGCCTGACTCTCTTCCAAAACCAGAAAACCTCCCCATGGACGATCTCGGTCTTGCTTTACAATTTGTAATTCCAGATCATTCATCAAAGACTCTGCATATTCAAATATCTCCTCTTTTGTTTTCATTTGTTTGTTGATTTCAAATCCTTGGCTACTAAATGAAGGACCTGATCTAAATGATTCATCAAATAAATCATCCTTTCTGATTTTTGTTGGTTTACTATTTCTGTTTCTATCTCTATTACTTCCTCGCTGATCTCCTGGACCCTCATCATCTTAATCGATGGTTTTATTTTATGGACCAACTTCCTTACTTCATCAAAGTTCCCTTTTTCAAATTCTTTCATTGCCTGCCTGGCAGATACCATGACGCTAGTATGGAATAAATGAATCATTTTATCCATAAAATCGGCATTCCCTTTTGCAATATTTTCCAGTTCGTCCAAGGAGTATAAAGGCTTCGATGAAGTAGCTTTTTCTGGAATTTTCGAAACGGTTTCTTGGCTTCCTATTAACAATCGAGAAATCATGTTCAACAAGTCCTTTTCCTGAAATGGCTTTGCCAAAAAATCATCCATTCCATGTGAAAGATATTTTTCTCGATCCCCTTTCATTGCAAAAGCAGTCAAAGCAATAATTGGAATTTTTGATTGTAAATCGTCTCGAATCACTTTTGTAGCCATCATACCATCCATGACAGGCATTTGAACATCCATCAAAATCAAATCAAGCGAATGATCTTTTGCAGCCTGAATAGCTTCCTCACCATTGTTTGCAGTGATGGTCAACATCTCATTTTGTTCCAGGATAGTCGTAGCAACCAATCGATTAAATTCATTATCATCAACAACCAGTATTTTTTTACCTTTCAGCAAAGCTTCGTTGATCGAGGAAGAGTCTTCAACTGGAAGGTCACTTTCTTGACCTTTTGGCAATTTGAAATTGACTGACACGATTGTTCCTAATCCTTTTTGGGACTCGATTTTCATTTGCCCTCCCATCAGTTGCACTAGTTCTTTGCTGATGCTCAAACCTAGGCCTGTTCCACCGAATTTTCTTGTGATCGTAGTATCTTCTTGTACGTACTTTTCAAAATTGCTATTGACAAAGTCATCATCCATTCCAATCCCTGTGTCAATGACTGAAAATTTAATTTCCTGATGACTTTCAGTTTCAGAAATAGAATGACATTGAAGTACTACTTTTCCTTTTTCTGTAAACTTGATTGCATTGGAAAGTAGGTTTAGCAAAATCTGACTTATCCTGATAGGGTCACCTATCAGAACTTCATTGATTCTGGAATCATAATTTAAAATAGAATAGTCCAAGCCTTTACTTTCAGCTTTGGCTTTCATCATTTCAAACGTATGCTCAATAATGTTTTTAGGTTTAAACCCAATGGCTTCTATGGTCATTTTTCCAGCTTCCAATTTTGATAGGTCCAAAATATCTTTGATAATCACCATAAGATGACTAGCGGAATCCTGGATTGCTTTAATGTATTTATTTTGCTGGTCGTTTAATGCTGATTTCGCCAATTGCTCACCCATGCCTACAATCGCATTCATTGGTGTTCTGATTTCATGGCTCATATTGGCAAAGAAGATTTCCTTAGCTCGCTTTGATTTTTCAGCCTCCTCCCTCTGCCGGATAAGCTCTTCCTCCAGTCTTTTTTGATCAGTGATATCCAAGTGAATCCCGATGGATCCGATCAGTTCATTTTTATCATTATAATTTGGAGCTCCGCTGATAAACCACCATCGATATTCTCCATTGGGTCTTTTATATTTCAATTCATAAGAGTCCGAAACCCCACTTTTCCTACTTTCGGACTTGATTAATAATTTTTCTTTATCTGATTCATTGAGCAGCAAATCTGTTGCTTTCCTACCGATGAAATCCTCCAATTCGTATCCTGCCATCTGGCAAAAAGTCTGATTGGCATGGAGGACATGTTCATTTAAATCAACTTCCAAAAGTCCCAAATTCATATTGGAGATGATATTTCTGAACTTCTCCTCCTGCTGAAACAACCGCATTTCTGATTGCTTTCTCTTCTGGATATTGACCAACATCTGCGCAAAGACAAACAAAAGTTCAATCTCTTTATGAGAATAGGTGTGTTGATGATTAACAGAATCAAATCCCACAAATCCCATAAGATCTTCTTTGAACATCATAGGAATGGCTATCAAACTTTTGATTCCCTGAGGCTCAAGAATATCATACAGCCCATCAAAGCCCAATTCTTTCAGTGTGGAAACGTCATTTACCGAAAATGGCTTTCCTTGAGCATGGGCATCTAGCCACTGGGGAACATATTCTAAAGGTACATCTTGGGTATTTTCTATTTCACGGGAAATTCCTGGGCCACACCATTCATGAGTACAAGAACAGGTGAAGGCATCGAGATCATATGAAAATATATAAGCTCTATCAGCATTGACGAACTCTCCTATTTTTTTCAACGAGGCATCAATATTGGTATCCACCTCGTCCAAATCGATATTG
Above is a window of Algoriphagus machipongonensis DNA encoding:
- a CDS encoding DUF4184 family protein, translated to MPFTFSHPAAILPFSKTSKRLSQTGLVVGSVVPDLEFYLQLKLSENIGHKITGIFLFDLPVAFAIALIFHCLIKMPLFKASPKWFQSRTVQYLKFNWLLALKKNWIGILLSIMLGIGTHLVLDGMTHYDGWVVELFPVFQTSILKGIYGFPVYDFLQYGFSLLGLLWVIHFMIHLETQPILTPSDSKKRRFWWLTLPGIGMAILYRIFFFPDFISFWDVFMMGVGSLIYGLILASILDQFTLSRNRKFNEFVDSRSVNPRFKSRSLFIKQDQFFGLFGKRVMHVNYLIDKSQVIISQPSDIQIDEISLIRQYFGQFASQYFRGTAFGFADHFYFQGGFFRTGYRKIAELYFHACKSLKKYINTPFKLIGFLGLILIPFMANGQNNALDPATREQYIQKASEFRTQEKYGDAISQLDSILLHNPEDSQILLFKGDLCLQNQDFAQAVAVFNQLIPLDYEPTIVKINLSYALFMNKKPSKALEAAYRAWSQDSVNKSATVNYFNAMLWNIKTKEAEAFLSENIELVDPDQSLVMKARLFTTAGNYSQGLAYYDTLVQEFPKPYYIQEYVEVLLGKKQWKKAEATIEKYRGELSESQLQKLNGIISDRSVQTAGVIVGYFADIAKNTRTEQSVFWQNQRNAPVQVGIRAGASQVKAPEGQQTKSSFVAGGASIIWSQAWQSSAELTVQQVKSGDVDSFIGVTGKFETKFQPNDRRMFGLTYGSDLLNFTADLLGKNIRSQNLGYLTHIMFGGKTGFYSQGSYGLLNDQNSRIQFFGSIYRLLRTEPTLKTGVNFSALSYSDSETTLYFAPKRFMSTEIFVDYSTPMPLVSKMALKLQAAAGFQQIEKQSLDPSFRAQAELNYRVSGFDFGLNGQFSNVAAASGTGYKFQYFTLKVSKNFK
- a CDS encoding response regulator, producing MKNIKHLPAFIVDDDPFWTEVLRQILAKIGFSKIHTFEDGETCLKNIHLNPGMIFLDYQMEHSNGLDILKEVKGYYPGIEVVFCTAMENLEVAIAAMEYGSVEYLLKSNVTEELVVEIVSNSQTAKVA
- a CDS encoding cupin domain-containing protein → MKTKEEIFEYAESLMNDLELQIVKQDRDRPWGGFLVLEESQASQFAQEFFPEEDFEALKISEKLSPKILLVAPNKRLSWQYHFRRAEIWRCIAGNVAVATSNDDTEREIKTLSKGDKIKLTQGERHRLIGLEDWGVVAEIWQHTDAANPSDEEDIVRLQDDFGR
- a CDS encoding PAS domain S-box protein translates to MNKNEPHIDLKKKHLDTTFPFHFAFSKDKKIKFFGPSLLKMLGDIQGKSVEDLFLIERPKETDFEFEILSQNSSKTVLLKRKKDNATLFRGQFEYFEDQELLLFLGSPWFSSIEELVSNDLSISDFAALDPLVDLLHLIKNQELVTADLKELIETISHQKESLENLSYVASANLDGIIYTDEEGYITYANEGYLRQTQYDLSEIIGKTPLELGRGEETQKEELKKMLDSFFKKEPYKVELKHYKKDGTWFWARVNGQAVSDKNGEFLHYFTLVEDVTEEKISKNKIQEFEKTFRQVLEFSGDNVWEHDFRTNKTSFSNKAKNFLGLTFDQSVNVGEVWNSHIHQEDYPILVENDLRYKRGEISSHQLEYRMLHEDGSIKWVKDRGIVIEKDPQGIPLKIIGTHSDITEQKNAEKELVSLNKKLGSVLNELKDVIWSVSYPDLSGIFFTPSAEDLFELDMDILLEDNSWRSKTIHPDDLHVLDTILEDVQENNEYIQEYRIITPSKKVKWVQDKGKLIFEDGKPVRINGILVDISERKKTEALLENQEKLKNILIDISSTYINIDLDEVDTNIDASLKKIGEFVNADRAYIFSYDLDAFTCSCTHEWCGPGISREIENTQDVPLEYVPQWLDAHAQGKPFSVNDVSTLKELGFDGLYDILEPQGIKSLIAIPMMFKEDLMGFVGFDSVNHQHTYSHKEIELLFVFAQMLVNIQKRKQSEMRLFQQEEKFRNIISNMNLGLLEVDLNEHVLHANQTFCQMAGYELEDFIGRKATDLLLNESDKEKLLIKSESRKSGVSDSYELKYKRPNGEYRWWFISGAPNYNDKNELIGSIGIHLDITDQKRLEEELIRQREEAEKSKRAKEIFFANMSHEIRTPMNAIVGMGEQLAKSALNDQQNKYIKAIQDSASHLMVIIKDILDLSKLEAGKMTIEAIGFKPKNIIEHTFEMMKAKAESKGLDYSILNYDSRINEVLIGDPIRISQILLNLLSNAIKFTEKGKVVLQCHSISETESHQEIKFSVIDTGIGMDDDFVNSNFEKYVQEDTTITRKFGGTGLGLSISKELVQLMGGQMKIESQKGLGTIVSVNFKLPKGQESDLPVEDSSSINEALLKGKKILVVDDNEFNRLVATTILEQNEMLTITANNGEEAIQAAKDHSLDLILMDVQMPVMDGMMATKVIRDDLQSKIPIIALTAFAMKGDREKYLSHGMDDFLAKPFQEKDLLNMISRLLIGSQETVSKIPEKATSSKPLYSLDELENIAKGNADFMDKMIHLFHTSVMVSARQAMKEFEKGNFDEVRKLVHKIKPSIKMMRVQEISEEVIEIETEIVNQQKSERMIYLMNHLDQVLHLVAKDLKSTNK